In the Mycolicibacterium thermoresistibile genome, one interval contains:
- the istB gene encoding IS21-like element helper ATPase IstB, producing MTPTPRTPKTATTTTVEESPSAAASRYQQLRSHLAELKLAAAAEALPAVLDEATAEGLSLTVALERLLAVEVEASTARRLAGRLRFACLPTPATLADFDVDAAAGIDRKLIDELGTCRYLESATNILLIGPPGTGKTHLSVGLARAAAHAGYRTYFTTAADLAARCHRAAIEGRWATTMRFYAGPTLLVIDELGYLPLPAEAASALFQVVSQRYLKTSIVITTNRGVGAWGEILGDTTVAAAMLDRLLHRSVVINLDGESYRLRDHQAAAETLRRTTTGTRQPLH from the coding sequence ATGACCCCCACCCCCCGCACCCCCAAAACCGCCACCACGACCACCGTCGAGGAGTCGCCGTCGGCGGCGGCGAGTCGCTATCAGCAGCTGCGTTCGCACCTGGCCGAACTCAAACTCGCCGCGGCCGCCGAAGCGCTGCCCGCGGTGCTCGACGAGGCTACCGCCGAGGGACTGTCGCTGACCGTGGCGTTGGAGCGGCTGCTGGCCGTGGAAGTCGAGGCCTCCACCGCCCGCCGGCTGGCCGGCCGGTTGCGGTTCGCCTGCCTGCCCACCCCGGCCACCCTGGCCGACTTCGACGTCGACGCCGCCGCCGGGATCGACCGCAAGCTCATCGACGAGCTGGGCACCTGCCGCTACCTGGAATCGGCGACCAACATCCTGCTCATCGGGCCACCAGGCACCGGCAAAACCCACCTATCCGTCGGATTGGCACGCGCAGCCGCCCATGCCGGCTACCGCACCTACTTCACCACCGCCGCCGATCTGGCCGCACGGTGCCACCGCGCCGCCATCGAGGGACGCTGGGCCACCACCATGCGGTTCTACGCCGGCCCAACCCTGCTGGTGATCGACGAACTCGGGTACCTGCCGTTGCCCGCCGAGGCCGCCTCGGCGCTGTTTCAGGTTGTGTCCCAACGGTATTTGAAGACCAGCATCGTCATCACCACCAACCGCGGGGTGGGAGCCTGGGGAGAGATCCTCGGCGACACCACCGTCGCGGCCGCCATGCTCGACCGCCTGCTGCACCGCTCCGTCGTCATCAACCTCGACGGCGAGTCCTACCGCCTGCGCGATCACCAGGCCGCCGCCGAAACCCTACGCCGCACCACCACCGGCACCCGCCAACCACTACACTGA
- a CDS encoding IS110 family transposase has protein sequence MSEETADIIYVGLDWAAATHAVCVLSAVGKILAQFMIDHTADGIATLIRKLSKFGDPADVHIGIERPNGRLVDLLLEAGHPVIPVSPNAIKTWRDGEVISGAKSDAGDALVIAEYLRLRHHRLRPAAPYSSSTKALRTVVRTRDDVVAMRVAATNQLSALLDDHWPGAKAIFADVESPISLAFLRRYPTAASAARLGEKRLAAFLVKHSYSGRRPVKELLTRLRSAPAGTTDPVLTIAVRDVVLALVSVIEALNSAGKALDRSVIARLGEHPDAEVFTSLPRSGQINAAQVLAEWGDSRAAYDGPDAVAALAGVTPVTKSSGKQHAVHFRWACNKRFRRALTTFADNSRHQSTWAADIYNRARARGHDHPHAVRILARAWIRVIYRCWHDQSPYDPARHGAVQKLHTAA, from the coding sequence TTGTCCGAGGAAACCGCAGATATCATCTACGTCGGGTTGGACTGGGCTGCCGCCACTCATGCCGTGTGCGTGCTGTCCGCAGTGGGAAAGATACTGGCGCAGTTCATGATTGACCATACTGCCGATGGCATCGCCACACTGATTCGCAAACTGTCCAAGTTCGGCGATCCCGCCGATGTGCACATCGGGATCGAACGACCCAATGGGCGGCTGGTCGACCTGCTGCTCGAAGCCGGCCACCCGGTCATCCCGGTATCCCCGAACGCCATCAAAACGTGGCGGGACGGCGAAGTCATCTCCGGCGCCAAGTCTGATGCCGGTGACGCCCTGGTGATCGCCGAATACCTGCGCTTGCGCCACCATCGACTGCGCCCCGCAGCCCCGTACAGTTCGTCGACCAAGGCGCTGCGCACGGTGGTCCGCACCCGCGACGACGTTGTCGCCATGCGGGTGGCGGCCACCAACCAACTCAGCGCCCTGCTCGATGATCACTGGCCTGGCGCCAAAGCGATCTTCGCCGACGTCGAATCTCCAATCAGCCTGGCGTTCCTGCGTCGCTATCCCACCGCGGCCAGCGCCGCTCGACTCGGAGAGAAACGCTTGGCTGCGTTCCTTGTCAAGCATTCCTATTCCGGTCGACGACCAGTCAAAGAACTGTTGACCCGGCTGCGCAGCGCACCCGCAGGCACCACCGATCCCGTCCTGACTATCGCCGTCCGCGACGTCGTGCTGGCCCTCGTCAGCGTCATCGAGGCGCTCAACAGCGCAGGCAAGGCCCTCGACCGATCCGTCATCGCCCGCCTCGGGGAGCACCCGGACGCCGAGGTCTTCACGTCGCTGCCAAGGTCGGGTCAGATCAACGCCGCCCAGGTGCTCGCCGAGTGGGGCGACTCCCGTGCAGCCTACGACGGTCCCGACGCCGTGGCCGCCCTGGCCGGGGTCACTCCCGTCACCAAATCTTCCGGCAAACAACACGCCGTGCACTTCCGCTGGGCATGCAACAAACGCTTCCGCCGAGCACTGACCACCTTCGCTGACAACAGCCGACACCAAAGCACTTGGGCAGCCGACATCTACAACCGAGCCCGCGCGCGCGGACACGACCACCCCCACGCCGTGCGAATCCTCGCCCGCGCCTGGATTCGCGTCATCTACCGCTGCTGGCACGACCAAAGCCCCTACGACCCCGCCCGGCACGGTGCCGTACAAAAACTGCACACCGCAGCATGA
- a CDS encoding Mu transposase domain-containing protein — MLTWEDDVEVHALAKRGWTISAIARHTGFDRKTVRKYLAGDGTPGVRARPGPDPFDPFVDYVTARLTEDPHLWARTLFDELEDLGFGLSYQSLTRNIRTRNLRPVCEACRTATGRPNAVIPHPPGEETQWDWLELPDPPASWGWGKTAHLLVGSLSHSGKWRGNLAPSEDQPHLVAGLDRVTRGLGGLTRVWRFDRMATVCDPGSGRVTASFAGVAKHYGVSVAICPPRRGNRKGVVEKVNHTAAQRWWRTLADDLTVEAAQASLDRFARVRGDTRLRATADGRSSVAVVAKTEPLAPVPAQAYPVIVAETRTASRQAMVSYRGNRYSVPPELAAAQVVVSHPVGGEHLDIATTAGIVVARHRMAADGLGVMVRDSGHVIALDTAAMATAATGRPHRRKERIPPGPAAKAAAAQLLRIKQADSSVHQSSTPSTDSTVIDLSAYERAAQNRTLQ; from the coding sequence ATGCTCACATGGGAGGACGATGTGGAAGTACATGCCCTGGCCAAGCGTGGTTGGACGATCTCAGCGATCGCCCGCCACACCGGTTTCGACCGCAAGACGGTCCGCAAGTATCTGGCCGGCGACGGCACACCCGGGGTGCGTGCCCGACCCGGCCCGGACCCCTTCGACCCGTTCGTCGACTACGTCACCGCGAGGCTGACCGAGGACCCGCACCTATGGGCCCGCACCCTGTTCGACGAACTCGAGGACCTGGGGTTCGGGCTGTCGTATCAGAGCCTGACCCGCAACATCCGCACCCGGAACCTGCGCCCGGTCTGTGAAGCCTGCCGGACCGCCACCGGGCGGCCGAACGCGGTCATCCCACACCCACCGGGCGAGGAAACCCAATGGGACTGGCTGGAACTGCCCGACCCACCGGCATCGTGGGGCTGGGGCAAGACCGCGCACCTGCTGGTCGGCTCGCTATCGCATTCCGGGAAGTGGCGCGGCAACTTGGCGCCGAGTGAGGATCAGCCCCATCTGGTCGCCGGCTTGGACCGCGTGACTCGCGGCCTCGGCGGTCTGACCCGGGTGTGGCGCTTCGACCGGATGGCCACGGTCTGCGATCCGGGCAGCGGTCGGGTGACCGCGTCGTTCGCCGGGGTGGCCAAACACTACGGGGTGTCGGTGGCGATCTGCCCGCCGCGGCGCGGCAACCGCAAGGGCGTGGTGGAGAAGGTCAACCACACCGCCGCGCAACGCTGGTGGCGCACCCTGGCCGACGATCTGACCGTCGAGGCGGCCCAGGCCAGCCTGGATCGCTTCGCCCGGGTCCGCGGTGACACCCGGTTGCGGGCCACCGCCGACGGCCGCTCCTCGGTCGCTGTGGTGGCCAAAACGGAGCCCCTGGCGCCGGTGCCGGCGCAGGCGTATCCGGTGATCGTGGCCGAGACCCGCACCGCCTCGCGCCAAGCGATGGTGTCCTACCGCGGCAACCGCTACTCGGTGCCCCCGGAACTGGCCGCCGCCCAGGTGGTGGTGTCGCATCCGGTCGGCGGTGAGCACCTCGATATCGCCACCACCGCCGGGATCGTGGTCGCCCGGCACCGGATGGCCGCTGACGGGCTCGGGGTGATGGTGCGCGACAGCGGTCATGTCATCGCCCTGGACACCGCGGCGATGGCCACCGCGGCCACCGGGCGCCCGCATCGGCGCAAGGAACGCATCCCACCCGGCCCGGCGGCCAAAGCCGCTGCCGCGCAACTACTCCGAATCAAACAAGCCGACAGCTCCGTGCATCAATCCTCAACTCCGTCAACCGATTCCACCGTCATCGACCTGTCCGCCTACGAGCGGGCCGCCCAGAACAGGACCCTCCAATGA